The DNA sequence GTTTTACGGTGTCTCCTTCATCAACATATATTGATGTAATTTTCCCAGGTAGACGTCCGGTTATATTGACCTGTGTATTTTCAATATAACCCATAAATTGATGTTGAGTCGGTTCTTGTTTTAACGAATTTGTGCAGGAAAAAAGAATGATTCCTATCAGCGATAGCGAAATCTTTAGGAATAGTTTTGCTTTCATAGTAATATATATTATTTATTTGTTTTCAAATCGAAATAATAATCAAGCTGTATTAAAGCAGTATATTTGGTTAACCAGCTTTTATTTTGATAGATCGTGTAGGGCACTCCGAACCGGAGGTAGAAGTCTTTCAAATAATTAAACCATGCGCCAACAAAAAGATTAGCATTGTAATCGTCGGTATATGGAATAGATGAGCCAGCTTTTTTGTCCTTTAAATTCCAGAAACCATAAGCGCCACCTTCAAGACCAAAATTTCCATAATTTGAATTGAACTGTTTTTGAAAAGTTATAGATGCGCCTGCTTCATCTCCTACATTTAATCCTTGGGAATTGCCGGTACGATATTCAAAATAGATTGAATATATCATATCCAGATTCTTGAATCGATGCAGGCCGGCTACGTCACCTTTAAACTTGTATGCCCCAAGACCGAGCGGGTTATCATTCGCTCTAATATTTTTGTATTTTCCGGTTGGAAAACCAACAGTTATGCTTGAAGTCAGGTTATTTTCGAAATTTTTCGATTCAAGAAGTCTATAATTACCCCCTATTGCAAAATCTCCGAATCCTTTGTCGGTAATTGTTGTTGTTGGAGAAAAATGATGAATTGAAGCAAGCTGAATTATAGTGAATAAATTAATACGGTCTGTAAGTCCATAAACTGCACGACCATAGTAATATGCCTCATTTAGGACCATAGTTTCAGAAACTTGCTCGGTTTTTCCATTTTTCGAATTCAGATATTTGTAGTATTCAGGGAACTCTGCCTGTAAACTAAAAAGTATCCTATTCTTACTGAGGGTTAAAGGTTGAAGATTTAATACTGAGATAAATACGGGTCTTTTAGCAAATCCGGTATCTTGTAGTATTTCGGAATTCTGTCCGATAGATGGCCTTACTAATACTAGTAATAAGCTGAACAACAGAAGAATCATTTTCTTTTTCATCGTATATCTATTTAAGATTTATGTATGCTGAACATCTATTGCTTAATTAACTTTCTTGTTTTTGCCTGTATAGTAATTCGTATTTAATGATTTTATTTAGATGCAAATAAACGCTCACTTACATTGCTGGTCAAAATTTTTTAAGTTTTAAAGCACTTATTTTTTAAGCATTTTCAATAATAATAGTATCATTTGGCTGCAAAAATTATCGAATTGAAAACCTTTTCCACCAATCAACATTTCCATATTCATTGCAAGAGGAATGCCCATATACATTAATGCTACGTTTTCTATAACGACATTTTCATCCCAGATTTCTGCACTAATACCATCTGAAATTATTTCCATCACGAACTGTTTTTGATCGTGAAAGATTTGTTGCAGACGTTTCTTTAGTTCAGGATCGTTTTTATAGGATGCCTCAGAAAAAAGCAACATGTTTATTCCTTTGTTATTAGTATGATATTCAATAGTCGTACTCAGGTATTTATTTAATCGAATGGAAGGCTCTTCATCAGACCTTGCTATTTTTCCTAGTTCCCCAATAAAATTATCTTGTATATCGTTGAAAATGGATACGATAATGTCATTTTTAGATTTAAAATGACGAAAAATACTTCCCTCGCTCATACCAATCCGTTCAGCAAGATTCTTGATTGATAGATTTTTTATTCCATGGGTTGAGATAATATCAATTACTGCTTGTTTAATTTGTTCCTGGCGAATATCAGTGCTCTGTCGTTCCATAATAAAGTAAGTGAGTGTTTGCTTACAAAGATATAGGTATTTTTATAAATAACCAACAATCCTCAAAATATTTTGAAAGAAAAACTCAAGCAGTTCGAATCAATATCAGTGTCTGAAGTTTCATTTTTCACTTTGAAAAAACTTAGAGATTGCTTAAACTATCTTCGATTTTAGATAACTGATTGCTTCAGTTGAGGCCAATTTTATTTTTCACACAACCGATTAGAAAAAATTGGACAATATAGTTGGTAAGTATTTGCTAATACAATCTGGTGAAATTTCTTATAATTCTTTTTTTTTTTGTTTCTTATAATCGTGAAATATGCAAAAAAAATAAAAATCAAGGTTACGGCTATTCTGAAAATCATCGCACCCATAGTTTTAGTTTCGTATTTACCTCCTGTTTTCACATGAATTAGGAATCCAATGAATGTAAGGATGAGTATCAGTAATGTAATTCCTAAGGACTGCACGGTCCATTTTTTAGCTTTTATAAATCCAAAAACAGCAGACAAATAGAGTAGGCTGCTTACGAAATTTGCCCAAACAACGAATAAGACATAGTTTCCCTCTTTTGCTCGTATGCCAAATAAATCAAATATTATTGAACTGCTTAGAAATAAGGTTAGTAACCCAAAGGCGGCTAAAGCTAATACCAATAAATAGGGAAGTGCTCGTTTCATGATTAATTGATTTTAATGAATGTGAGATTTGATTGTGCTATTTTTGCTCCATTTCAATCAAATCTGCTTATGCCGAACGCTATAGCTAATGCCAAATAGCAATAACAGCGCAATGATTGCTGGTAGCGCCAGAAAAAGCAAACCTAATCCGGGAGTATTCTTTCCCGTTTCAGGATTGTAATTAAAACAGGAGAATAATTGATTCTTAGCTGGCAACCGATATGAAGGAGAAAAAACATCGTTGACACTTCTGATCAATAATTCAAGATCTGATTTATTTCTCATGCCAATCAGTTTTTTCGTGATATAACCTTCTTTATTAACGCCAACCAGTAGGGCATCATGATCATACTGGCTCCGGATGCTGTCCCATAAAGGGTTGAACCCTACCGACAGGTTCAGTTTTTCAATGTCGCCGGTGGTCGCAAAAAGCCATTGTTTATTATTTCCAAGGTTAAGACCTTTCGACAGGTTTATCATATCCTCGCGGGTGTCTCTGGGATCGAAGCTAAGTACTAAAACGCTAAAGTTCCCAGTATCGGTTTTAAATTGCAGATTTTCTTTTAATTGTAAGAGAAATGGGTTGCAAATGCCTGAACATCTTGTGAAAATTAAAGCTAAAATAACTGGTTTTATGGCAGATAGCTGAGTCAGAGTTCGATAATCTCCATTGTTTAAGTTTAATTTTGCATCATAAACTTTTTCGTAGATATTGTTTTCTTCCTCAAACCCGGTTGAGGCAATTTGAGCTACGGCTAACTGATTAAAGAAAAAACTTAATGCTAGGAAGCAGAAAATAAAATGTTTAAACATCGTTTACATATTTGAAAGAAAAAGATAAGAATTGCCGCTAAATATATGGTAGCAAACACGGCTGCCCCAATTGCTAACGGCACTGCCATCGGAAATTCAGCAGGATAATTACTGTACCTGCGAGGTATTGATTCCGCTCCGCCAATATAAAAGGCCATAAGGAAGCCTATTCCGCCAATCAGGAGCAGTGTTATTTTTAATTTCGTTAATTTCTCGGAGTTGGTATTTTCGGAGAATTGAATTGAAAACCAATGGAAGAATGCCAGGCTGAACAGCACGTTGCCCAACGCGTTATAGGTGTGAAAATGCGCGGGAACCCATAGGGTATTGTGAAGAACAAAATTATTTGTGATCGTTACATCAATAACGGCCCCCAATCCGCCAATAACCCATCCGGCCACACCGATAAAAAACAGTAGATTCGTTAGCGACCATTTTATGGGTGTTCG is a window from the Aquipluma nitroreducens genome containing:
- a CDS encoding thioredoxin domain-containing protein, with the translated sequence MFKHFIFCFLALSFFFNQLAVAQIASTGFEEENNIYEKVYDAKLNLNNGDYRTLTQLSAIKPVILALIFTRCSGICNPFLLQLKENLQFKTDTGNFSVLVLSFDPRDTREDMINLSKGLNLGNNKQWLFATTGDIEKLNLSVGFNPLWDSIRSQYDHDALLVGVNKEGYITKKLIGMRNKSDLELLIRSVNDVFSPSYRLPAKNQLFSCFNYNPETGKNTPGLGLLFLALPAIIALLLLFGISYSVRHKQI
- a CDS encoding transporter → MKKKMILLLFSLLLVLVRPSIGQNSEILQDTGFAKRPVFISVLNLQPLTLSKNRILFSLQAEFPEYYKYLNSKNGKTEQVSETMVLNEAYYYGRAVYGLTDRINLFTIIQLASIHHFSPTTTITDKGFGDFAIGGNYRLLESKNFENNLTSSITVGFPTGKYKNIRANDNPLGLGAYKFKGDVAGLHRFKNLDMIYSIYFEYRTGNSQGLNVGDEAGASITFQKQFNSNYGNFGLEGGAYGFWNLKDKKAGSSIPYTDDYNANLFVGAWFNYLKDFYLRFGVPYTIYQNKSWLTKYTALIQLDYYFDLKTNK
- a CDS encoding TetR/AcrR family transcriptional regulator; amino-acid sequence: MERQSTDIRQEQIKQAVIDIISTHGIKNLSIKNLAERIGMSEGSIFRHFKSKNDIIVSIFNDIQDNFIGELGKIARSDEEPSIRLNKYLSTTIEYHTNNKGINMLLFSEASYKNDPELKKRLQQIFHDQKQFVMEIISDGISAEIWDENVVIENVALMYMGIPLAMNMEMLIGGKGFQFDNFCSQMILLLLKMLKK